A single genomic interval of Arachis duranensis cultivar V14167 chromosome 7, aradu.V14167.gnm2.J7QH, whole genome shotgun sequence harbors:
- the LOC110273605 gene encoding uncharacterized protein LOC110273605 codes for METFKKALKDYFVFEEKDVLYIKNEKHRLRAACAAEDCPWLIFTSWNSASRCFQVKTLINEHTCARDYGSNMTDRGWVTSKLIKRLLIHPDMKPRQATDHMIEEYNVQLNHRMIARALKVDREVVIGNARAQYEKVRNYLSEIHRSNPRSTALMETIPQPEALPLFDRLYISLDASKKGFIQGCRPLIGLDGCFLKGCYGGQLLSAVGQDANNHFFVIAYAVVPNECKDTWKWFLTLLQDDLGLVTHHGWNFISDQ; via the coding sequence ATGGAAACGTTCAAGAAGGCTTTAAAAGACTACTTTGTATTTGAGGAAAAGGATGTgctatatattaaaaatgaaaagcaTAGGCTGAGGGCAGCATGTGCTGCTGAGGATTGTCCATGGCTGATTTTCACATCCTGGAATAGTGCTAGTAGGTGTTTCCAGGTAAAAACTCTGATAAATGAGCACACATGTGCCAGAGACTATGGCAGCAACATGACAGATAGGGGCTGGGTGACATCAAAGCTCATTAAGAGACTACTTATCCATCCTGATATGAAACCAAGGCAGGCAACGGATCACATGATTGAGGAGTACAATGTGCAACTTAATCATAGAATGATTGCGAGGGCCTTGAAAGTAGATAGAGAGGTGGTCATTGGTAATGCACGAGCACAGTATGAAAAAGTTAGAAACTACTTGAGTGAGATTCATCGAAGTAATCCTAGGTCCACAGCATTGATGGAGACAATACCACAACCTGAAGCCCTCCCATTGTTTGATAGGTTATACATTAGCTTAGACGCTTCCAAGAAGGGTTTCATTCAGGGTTGTAGGCCGTTAATTGGTCTAGATGGCTGTTTCTTGAAAGGGTGTTATGGCGGACAATTGTTGAGTGCAGTGGGCCAAGACGCGAACAACCATTTTTTTGTCATAGCATACGCTGTTGTCCCTAATGAATGTAAGGACACCTGGAAGTGGTTCCTAACGTTGTTGCAAGATGATTTGGGGTTGGTGACGCATCATGGATGGAATTTTATCAGTGATCAGTAG
- the LOC107459315 gene encoding uncharacterized protein LOC107459315: MQDMFSVYMETHLRMSFIGLYSEFEQSEADRNIEIENYNSDSEYEFESNYECLDPGGDEDQADNTMQADVADVANALVNQHPFVKPTFMRSLDLEAMHTSEFPEYMNAGQPGKLVTQSYDLVDNRFSAANYEYIICGVNVAEFPAVADGEFIVGMEFSSREAVIKAIKDYTIRRGVDYRVYKSEPTTFYAKCTQYSAVFLGDKEDNDSHTCTRATISQDHSKLGSDTIAEAIKPLVEVDPSIKVKSVIAEVQSKFNYTVSYRKAWLAKQKAVESIFGGWEASYGTLPIWFEAMCHKEPSAVVHFETMPAYQGDDLVPDIRVLHRVFWSYYPFSQDGNNNIVTIAFAIVEGETSDAWHFFSVTCDSMWHIESNFLRKFKAPYLQKLIVNIGLLCNTKYSRTIREYEIRYQRLRERGEAYSNWLDRIPHEQYALAFDGGYRWGHMTTNLVECINSILKGVHNLSVTALVKATFYRLNELFTRKRVEAEARINAGHVFSEIVTTKLHANQRASENIQVSCFDRQNEVFEVREMPSGVEYAVDLRRRVCDCGEFQVDRIPCRHVFAYYANQRVDWQVYVHEVYKMDQIRRVYRARFRPLENLTIWPVYTGPRFVGNPFLRRVAKGRPKMTRFLNEMDTWMLRAPRRCKQCGVEGHSRSRCRQRGGASADPTT; this comes from the exons ATGCAGGATATGTTTTCAGTGTACATGGAAACCCACTTACGGATGTCGTTCATCGGGCTGTATAGTGAGTTCGAGCAGTCGGAAGCAGACCGGAATATTGAGATAGAAAATTATAACAGTGACAGTGAGTATGAGTTCGAAAGTAATTATGAATGCCTTGATCCGGGTGGAGACGAAGATCAGGCTGACAACACTATGCAGGCAGATGTGGCGGATGTGGCAAATGCACTAGTAAACCAGCATCCGTTTGTGAAGCCTACTTTCATGCGCTCGTTGGATTTGGAGGCCATGCATACATCGGAATTTCCTGAGTATATGAATGCAG GTCAACCGGGTAAACTAGTGACCCAGTCGTATGACCTGGTTGATAACCGGTTCAGTGCTGCTAACTATG AATACATCATTTGTGGTGTGAATGTAGCAGAGTTTCCTGCTGTAGCAGATGGTGAATTCATCGTGGGGATGGAATTCAGTTCTAGGGAGGCAGTGATTAAGGCAATAAAAGATTACACAATCCGTCGAGGCGTAGATTATCGGGTGTACAAGTCGGAGCCAACAACATTCTATGCTAAATGTACACAGTACAGTGCTG TATTTCTGGGAGATAAGGAGGACAATGATAGTCACACGTGTACTCGAGCCACCATTTCTCAAGATCATTCGAAATTGGGTTCCGACACAATTGCAGAAGCAATTAAGCCTTTGGTAGAAGTTGACCCATCTATAAAGGTCAAATCAGTCATTGCGGAAGTACAGTCGAAGTTTAATTACACCGTAAGTTATCGCAAAGCCTGGTTAGCAAAGCAGAAGGCAGTGGAGTCAATTTTCGGCGGGTGGGAAGCTTCGTATGGAACTTTGCCCATATGGTTTGAGGCCATGTGTCACAAAGAGCCATCGGCGGTCGTTCACTTTGAAACAATGCCTGCGTACCAGGGTGATGACTTGGTTCCTGACATCCGTGTCTTACATCGAGTCTTCTGGAGTTATTACCCTT TTTCTCAGGACGGCAACAACAATATTGTGACCATTGCGTTTGCgatagtggagggagagacaTCTGACGCGTGGCACTTTTTCTCAGTAACTTGCGACAGCATGTG GCATATAGAGTCAAACTTCCTGAGAAAGTTCAAGGCTCCGTACTTGCAGAAGCTTATCGTCAACATag GCCTTTTGTGTAACACAAAATATTCGAGGACGATTCGCGAGTACGAGATACGTTATCAGCGATTGCGCGAACGCGGTGAGGCGTACAGTAATTGGCTAGACAGGATACCACATGAACAGTATGCCTTGGCATTTGATGGTGGTTACCGATGGGGTCATATGACAACCAATCTAGTGGAGTGCATCAACTCGATTTTGAAAGGAGTGCATAATCTCTCAGTCACTGCACTTGTTAAGGCAACGTTTTACAGGCTTAATGAGTTGTTCACACGAAAAAGAGTCGAGGCTGAGGCTCGTATTAATGCTGGACATGTGTTCTCTGAGATTGTGACTACTAAATTGCATGCAAATCAGCGGGCATCGGAAAACATCCAGGTTAGTTGCTTTGATAGACAGAATGAGGTATTTGAGGTACGTGAGATGCCTAGTGGAGTGGAGTATGCAGTCGACTTACGTCGAAGAGTATGCGACTGTGGTGAATTCCAAGTGGATCGCATTCCGTGTCGACATGTATTTGCTTATTATGCAAATCAGCGAGTTGATTGGCAGGTGTACGTTCATGAAGTATACAAGATGGACCAAATTCGAAGAGTTTACAGAGCAAGGTTTAGGCCGCTAGAAAATCTGACGATATGGCCTGTTTATACTGGACCTCGATTCGTAGGCAATCCGTTTCTCAGACGTGTTGCCAAAGGTCGGCCAAAGATGACCCGCttcttgaatgagatggacACTTGGATGTTGCGTGCACCGAGGCGCTGTAAGCAATGTGGAGTCGAGGGCCACAGCCGTAGCAGATGTCGTCAACGTGGTGGTGCAAGTGCAGATCCAACCACATAA